From Candidatus Kapaibacterium sp., one genomic window encodes:
- a CDS encoding cbb3-type cytochrome c oxidase subunit I: MKALDRITAAWIITVTLVFPIAILLGILMQLNQANVLELSPLTFYSFMTAHGLLMVGIWFVVSMAGVSYLLQRYVEVRV, from the coding sequence ATGAAAGCTCTAGACCGCATCACAGCAGCGTGGATCATCACGGTCACGCTGGTCTTCCCGATCGCCATCCTGCTGGGCATCCTCATGCAGCTCAATCAAGCGAATGTACTGGAGCTCTCCCCGCTCACCTTCTACTCGTTCATGACCGCCCACGGGCTGCTGATGGTCGGGATCTGGTTCGTGGTGAGCATGGCGGGGGTGAGCTATCTGCTCCAGCGCTACGTGGAGGTCCGAGTCTAG